Genomic DNA from Haloplanus sp. HW8-1:
TCGCGCTCAACGAGGAGTCCGAACACGTCACCATCGAGTAACGATCCCCGCCCCTGCCCTATCGCGTTCGCGTCACCGGGATCGTCCCGCTAGGGACCCCGACGGAGAGCAGTCCGTCGTCGGGCGTCGGTGTCGCGGTCCCGCTATCGGGCGTCGCCGTGCCGTCCTCCCCGCCGTCGAGGAGGCCGTCGTCGGGCGTCGGCGTCGGTGTCTGCGTCGGCGTCGGTGTCTGCGTCGGCGTGGGTGTCGCGGTCCCGTCGTCCGGCGTCGCCGTCCCGTCCTCGCCGTCGAGGATGCCCCCGTCGTCGGTCGTGGTCGGTGCCGGCGTCGGCGTGGGGGTCGCCGTCGCCGTCCCGTCCCCGTCCGCCGCGTCGTCGGGCTTGTTGTCGAACATGTCCGTCTCGACGGTGCGGGTCACCTTCGGCGCGCCGAAGGACGCACCGAGCGCAGACGAGTGGACGTCGGCGTTGACGGCGAGTGCGGTCCGTTCGCCGTTGCGGATGTGGCTCGTCCACCACGCGGGGATGCGTTCGTTCGCGAGGCGCGTAGTCATCGGCACCGTCGAGGGTCCCTGGGGGATCGAGACCCCCTCCTTGACGCCCGTCGCCATCCGGATGCCGTTCATGTCGATGGCGTAGTCGACGGTCAGTCCACCGAGACTGGCGCCGACGGGATTGGGATTCCGGACGGACAGGTTGCTCTCGACGACCGTCGTCGTCTCGTTGACGCCGGCGAACCGGTTGTCGATCCCCGACACCGACGGTTGGCTGAAAAAGAAAAGGGCGAGACCGGCGAGTAAAAACGCGATGACGACTCCCCCCACGACCTGCTTGGTCGATGGCATACGGGTGGTCTCGGTTGGACGGGACAAACGACTTGTGGCTTCCCGTTCCGGAGTTCCGACGATGTCGCCCACGAGACTTTTTAACCCCTCGGTCGTAACGCGCAACCGCTCCGAATGTCTCGACACGCAGCTAGGCCTCCCGGTGACGAAGCCGACCTCGACTGGTGCCACGAGGCGGTCCAGGGTGTCTCCCGAACGTTCGCGTTGACCGTCGACGTGCTCGACGAACCGATGGCGTCGTACATCTGTGTCGGCTACCTCCTCTGTCGCGTGCCCGACACCGTCGAGGATGCGGACCACATTCCGCCGGCGGCCCAGGCACGTCTCCTCCGCGAGTACGACCGTGTGCTCGACCCGACCGACGACGCCGACGCCGACGCGTTCCGCGACACGGTCGACGAGTGGCTCCCGGCACCCGAGGCCCGCTCCGAGGACTGGGAGGTCGTCGCCAGCACCCCGCGGATCGTCCGGACTTTTCGGGCGCTTCCCGACGACGTGTGCGAGGCGGTCACGCCGCCGGCGCGCGAACTCGTCCAGGGGATGTCGATGTTCGTCGAGCGGTACGCCGACGAGGGGGGCCTCCGCATCCAGTCCCGTGAGGAACTGGAGGAGTACTGTTACTACGCCGCCGGCACCGTCGGCACTCTCGTCACCAACCTGCTGGCACGCGGCGACCTGAGCGAGGGCCGTCGCGCCCGCCTCTACGACACCGCCGAGGAGTTCGGTCTCCTGTTGCAACTGGTCAACGTCGCCAAGGACGTCTACGACGACTACACCGAGGAGGACAACGTCTACCTCCCGGCGGAGTGGCTGGCCGCCGAGGGGGTCCCCCAGGAGGAGGTCGTCGCCCCCGAACACGAGTCCGGGGCGGCGGCCGTCGTCCGGCGCACCGCGCGTCACGCGCGCTCCTTCCTCGACGACGCCCAGACGTATCTGGAGACGGTACCCACGACCGACGGCAACACCGTCGCGGCGTGGGCCATCCCCTTCTTACTCGCAGTCGGGACGCTCCGCGAACTCCTCGCACGCCCCGAGGACGCGCTCTCGGACACCGGTGTCAAGATATCGCGCCAGGAGGTGTTCGCCGTCGTCACGGAGATGACCGGCACCGATCCGGATGGCCGCGGGACGCTCGCGGACCTCCGGGAGGACATCGCCGGGCAGCCCTACCACCGGGCCCGCGGACAGGCCGACTGATGGTCCCCTACGTGACGACTGCGTAGGTCAACAGGAAGCCGAAGTAGAGTGCGACCAGCGCCGCGAGCGCGAGGAGTCTGAACCGCCGCAGGGCGGCCTCCTCGTCCTCGCGGGCGTCGTCGAACGCCTCGCGTTCTCCCGCCGATAGCTCCTCGCCGTGTTCGAGTCCGCGATGGAGCGCCAGCCGTCCCGCTCCGGCGAACGGTCGACCACACCGCTCACAGACGTGTGCGGTCGCGTCCGCCGGGACGTGGATGTCGACGTCGGGGTCGGGGTCGGATGCCCTGTCGGTCACGGTCACGAGGCGATGAAGGGTGGGGCGACGTACGGTTCCGCGACGATCCAGAGGCTGAGCATGGTGTAACAGATCATGGCGGCGGTCACGCCGTACTGGCTGCGGACGGCTTGCAGCCGGGAGGGAAACAGGTCGTAGGCAGTCGCGTGGGCGACCCAGACGGCCAGCAGGTGGCCGAGAAGGACAAAGGCGAGTTCGAGGCCGCCGAACCACGCCGGCAGGCCGGCGAGTTGTGGCGGCGACGGCGGCGGCGAGAGAGGGGAAACGGCGACGGCGGCGAGCGTCGGCCCCAGGACGAGCACCGAGCCGAGGTTGTGTGCGAGGTGGTAGCCGGCGGCGATGGGGAGCAGCGAGGGCACGAAACGCCGTGCGATTTCGGTCACCGAGAGATACGTCTCGGCGCGTCGCCGACCGAGACGCGCCGCCGTTCGGTAGGCCAGATAGAACAGCGCGGCGCCGACGAGATAGGCGCCGAGGTAGGCGACGACCGGCGGCACGCCCGCGCCGACGACGGCACGAACGCCGGCCGCCCAGGGCCCGGTCGCGACGAAGCCGTCGTAGGTCGTCACGAACAGGAGCGTGACGACGAAGGCCACGTCACCGCGCTCGTCGAGGGTCGTCTCCGGGAGCACGCCACCCGGGAGACGCAGGTGGAGGCGACCGTCCTCGATGCCGAGCGGTGCGAGTCGCCCGTAGAGACGAAACGCCCGCGAGAGTGGGTCAACGCTTCCGAACCAGCGGTCGGTCCCGAAGACGACGGCGCCCAGGAGCGTCACGACGGTGTACGCCACGAGGACGGCGACGAGCAGTCGGGCGTCGTCGGCGAGGGGTGCGGTGACTTCCACCCACACCAGCAGGAGGAGGCCGGCGACGCTCGGCCACGCGCCGAGGCGGTCGGGGTACCGTCGGTCGAGGGAGGGGAGGCGTTCGGCGACGGTCCAGAACGGGCCGAGCGCCGGCCAGGTGTTCCCGACCAGGTACGTCGAGGCCACGAAGCCACCCCACCAGGCGACCCAGACGACGAGCACCGCGAGATTGCGGACGCCGGTGGCGTCCTCGACGACACCGACGGCCACCGTGACCGTGAGGACGACGATCCCGGCGGCGCCCGCGAGGGCGTGTAGCGCCCGTCCCGGAGTGGGGAGCGGCCGGCGCCAGTCG
This window encodes:
- a CDS encoding LEA type 2 family protein codes for the protein MPSTKQVVGGVVIAFLLAGLALFFFSQPSVSGIDNRFAGVNETTTVVESNLSVRNPNPVGASLGGLTVDYAIDMNGIRMATGVKEGVSIPQGPSTVPMTTRLANERIPAWWTSHIRNGERTALAVNADVHSSALGASFGAPKVTRTVETDMFDNKPDDAADGDGTATATPTPTPAPTTTDDGGILDGEDGTATPDDGTATPTPTQTPTPTQTPTPTPDDGLLDGGEDGTATPDSGTATPTPDDGLLSVGVPSGTIPVTRTR
- a CDS encoding phytoene/squalene synthase family protein translates to MSRHAARPPGDEADLDWCHEAVQGVSRTFALTVDVLDEPMASYICVGYLLCRVPDTVEDADHIPPAAQARLLREYDRVLDPTDDADADAFRDTVDEWLPAPEARSEDWEVVASTPRIVRTFRALPDDVCEAVTPPARELVQGMSMFVERYADEGGLRIQSREELEEYCYYAAGTVGTLVTNLLARGDLSEGRRARLYDTAEEFGLLLQLVNVAKDVYDDYTEEDNVYLPAEWLAAEGVPQEEVVAPEHESGAAAVVRRTARHARSFLDDAQTYLETVPTTDGNTVAAWAIPFLLAVGTLRELLARPEDALSDTGVKISRQEVFAVVTEMTGTDPDGRGTLADLREDIAGQPYHRARGQAD
- a CDS encoding DNA-binding protein yields the protein MTDRASDPDPDVDIHVPADATAHVCERCGRPFAGAGRLALHRGLEHGEELSAGEREAFDDAREDEEAALRRFRLLALAALVALYFGFLLTYAVVT